From the Streptomyces sp. NBC_01216 genome, the window CTCGGTGAGCCGGCCGGAACGGATGAGCATCTCCCGCACCGACACGTCGAGGACGTGCGCGAGGCGCCGGGTGGTCTCCAGGTCCGGCATGGACTGCCGCTGGAGCAGGCGGGTGATCGCGGCGCGGTGGACGCCCGCCTCGTCGGCGAGCCGGGACTTGCCCCCGCCGCGCGGGCTGTCGATGTCGAAGCCGCGGCGACGGATGAGCTCTTCGATCCAGGCGGCGAACTGGTCCAGGTCAGTGGCGGTCATGGGTGATGTCGCCTCCCTCCGAAGCGGACCCCAGAATATCGCGCTTGCGCGCACGGAATTACGTGCTCCTGCGCGCGCACGGTGTCGATTTGGCGAAGGGTGCCCGATCAAAGAAGTTGCGAGCGCGAGCGCAACATGTCAGTGTGCGGGTTCGCAACATCCATTCCGACCCCGGAGACCGCCTGATGCACCCGCCCGAAGCGCCGGAGACCGACGACTGGCGCGCCGCCGCCGCCTGCGTGGGGCTCTCTCCCCTGATCGTGTTCGCCCGGCGCGAGGATGAGGCCCGACCTGCACTGACGGCGTGCGGCCGATGCCCGGTGGCCCGCCGCTGCGAGGAGGTGGTGGCACCCGCGGACAGCTACTTCGACGGGGTCTCCGCCGGACGCCTCTGGCGCAACGGCCGACCGGTCCGCGCCCGCCGCAAGGACGTTGCACGCTCGCGCGCTAGCGAACAGTCCGAACGCACCGGGCACCAGG encodes:
- a CDS encoding WhiB family transcriptional regulator, yielding MHPPEAPETDDWRAAAACVGLSPLIVFARREDEARPALTACGRCPVARRCEEVVAPADSYFDGVSAGRLWRNGRPVRARRKDVARSRASEQSERTGHQA
- a CDS encoding helix-turn-helix domain-containing protein, whose amino-acid sequence is MTATDLDQFAAWIEELIRRRGFDIDSPRGGGKSRLADEAGVHRAAITRLLQRQSMPDLETTRRLAHVLDVSVREMLIRSGRLTEEDLPLPQAPSPGVGPATSGTRRLTLEEAAEGLGIAADQREMFIRVAGQFLPSTSTPARRVPLAQD